Proteins encoded by one window of Thermodesulfovibrionales bacterium:
- a CDS encoding MlaE family lipid ABC transporter permease subunit, with protein MEGFLRAVGSLSLSVVRSMGHMVIFLVHTISCIFRPPFKLRVLLRQIRFFGNRSLLVILLTGSFTGMVLALQVFYTLRKFGSEALLGPAVALSLIRELGPVLSALMVTGRAGSALTAEIGIMKITEQIDALTSMALNPIRYLAVPNVVASVIVFPLLAAIFDLIGIYGGYVVGVDLLGVSSGTYFSQMETFIEMSDIRMGLYKSMSFGVIVAWVSCYKGFYTGYGAEGVSKATTEAVVMSSVFILIWDYFLGSVLL; from the coding sequence ATGGAAGGATTCCTGAGGGCGGTAGGTTCACTATCACTATCCGTGGTGAGAAGTATGGGCCACATGGTCATCTTTCTGGTTCATACCATTTCATGCATCTTCCGCCCCCCCTTCAAGTTGCGCGTACTTCTCAGACAGATACGGTTTTTCGGCAACAGGTCCCTCCTCGTAATTCTCCTTACCGGTTCCTTCACGGGTATGGTGCTCGCCCTGCAGGTGTTCTATACCCTGAGGAAATTCGGCTCGGAAGCGCTGCTTGGCCCTGCGGTTGCTCTCAGTCTGATACGAGAACTCGGTCCGGTCCTTTCCGCCCTCATGGTTACCGGGAGGGCTGGCTCTGCCCTCACTGCCGAGATCGGGATCATGAAAATTACGGAGCAGATAGACGCGCTGACCTCAATGGCTCTCAACCCGATACGCTATCTCGCCGTTCCGAATGTCGTCGCCTCAGTGATAGTCTTTCCTCTTTTGGCGGCGATCTTTGACCTCATCGGAATCTACGGGGGGTATGTTGTGGGGGTCGACCTGCTCGGGGTGAGTTCGGGGACTTATTTCTCTCAGATGGAAACTTTCATTGAGATGTCCGACATCCGGATGGGATTATATAAGTCGATGAGTTTCGGCGTAATCGTCGCATGGGTGAGCTGCTATAAAGGTTTCTATACGGGATACGGCGCGGAAGGTGTCAGTAAGGCCACCACGGAGGCGGTTGTCATGTCTTCGGTATTCATTCTCATTTGGGATTATTTCCTTGGATCGGTCTTGTTGTAA
- a CDS encoding response regulator transcription factor — MTRVFIADDHAIVRKGLRQIIEETPDIVVAEEAGTSQEILTKVKKTDCDVLLLDIAMPGSNGLEILKQVKLERPDLAVMMLSMHPEEQYAVRSLKAGASGYLTKGSAPAELIDAIRKVSTGRKFISPSLAERLAFDLGGASEKPLHDTLSDREFQVMCMIASGKTVGEIAEELSLSVKTISTYRSRILEKMQMKNNAEITHYALQQRLVD, encoded by the coding sequence GTGACGCGAGTATTCATCGCAGATGACCACGCCATCGTCCGCAAAGGGCTGCGGCAGATTATCGAGGAGACTCCGGATATCGTCGTGGCCGAAGAGGCCGGGACGAGTCAGGAGATCTTGACCAAGGTGAAAAAGACGGACTGCGACGTGCTCTTGCTCGACATCGCCATGCCCGGGTCCAACGGTCTCGAGATCCTTAAGCAGGTGAAGCTCGAGAGGCCCGATCTGGCCGTCATGATGCTGAGCATGCATCCCGAGGAACAGTACGCAGTGCGTTCGTTGAAGGCGGGAGCCTCAGGATACCTCACAAAGGGAAGTGCACCGGCAGAGTTGATCGATGCCATACGGAAAGTATCGACGGGGAGAAAGTTTATAAGTCCTTCCCTTGCCGAAAGGTTGGCCTTTGACCTGGGCGGGGCCTCGGAAAAGCCCCTCCACGATACCCTTTCGGACCGTGAATTCCAGGTAATGTGCATGATCGCATCGGGGAAGACCGTGGGTGAAATCGCCGAAGAACTCTCGCTCAGCGTTAAGACCATCAGCACCTACCGGTCGAGGATACTCGAAAAGATGCAGATGAAGAATAATGCTGAAATAACCCATTACGCATTGCAGCAAAGGCTTGTAGACTGA
- a CDS encoding ABC transporter ATP-binding protein gives MIETINLKKSFDGQRVLKGINLTIADGELVVIMGKSGGGKSVLLKHIIGLIKPDSGSILIDGVDVTKLTGGAVDEMREKFGVLFQGGALFDSLTAYQNVAFPLREKTKLDKGEIREKVLRSLEDVGLRGIGKKYPAELSGGMKKRVALARALITEPKVVFFDEPTTGLDPIILNSIHRLIRSTHKKYGFTGVMISHEIPEIFDVADRVAMLHDGVIVEVGTPGEIKRSSNPVVKQFITGSLEGPIESVG, from the coding sequence GTGATAGAGACGATCAACCTAAAGAAATCCTTTGACGGGCAGCGGGTGCTCAAGGGCATAAACCTGACGATTGCAGACGGAGAGCTGGTTGTGATTATGGGGAAGAGCGGCGGAGGCAAGAGTGTTCTCTTAAAGCATATCATCGGGCTCATAAAACCCGACTCAGGGAGCATTCTCATCGACGGGGTAGATGTTACCAAGCTCACGGGGGGGGCTGTCGATGAGATGAGAGAGAAATTCGGTGTCCTTTTTCAAGGCGGGGCGCTCTTTGATTCCCTCACGGCGTACCAGAATGTCGCCTTTCCCCTTAGGGAAAAGACGAAACTGGATAAGGGCGAGATTCGCGAAAAGGTGCTGCGTTCCCTCGAGGATGTCGGCCTCAGGGGGATTGGGAAGAAGTATCCGGCGGAACTGAGCGGGGGAATGAAAAAAAGGGTTGCCCTCGCCCGCGCCCTCATCACGGAACCGAAAGTCGTCTTTTTCGATGAGCCGACGACCGGTCTTGATCCGATCATCTTGAATTCGATTCACCGGCTCATCAGGTCAACCCACAAGAAATATGGTTTTACGGGTGTCATGATAAGTCATGAAATCCCGGAGATATTCGATGTGGCAGACCGGGTCGCGATGTTGCACGATGGGGTTATCGTTGAGGTAGGGACGCCCGGGGAGATTAAGCGGTCGTCGAACCCGGTGGTGAAGCAGTTTATTACGGGCAGCCTCGAAGGGCCCATAGAATCAGTCGGATGA